A single Campylobacter hyointestinalis subsp. hyointestinalis DNA region contains:
- the hisA gene encoding 1-(5-phosphoribosyl)-5-[(5-phosphoribosylamino)methylideneamino]imidazole-4-carboxamide isomerase, whose product MEIIPAIDLKEAKAVRLTKGLMDSAKIYSDKPWELACAFEDAGAKWLHIVDLDGAFAGESVNLKTIEAILSKTNLQVEVGGGIRNEDRIKMYKNLGVSRVILGSVALKNPEFVKEMAKKYRLVVGIDAMNGFVAVEGWAEVSQIKATDLAKLYADAGVEAIIATDISKDGMLGGVNVEFSSSIAETSKLPTIASGGVSSIEDIVNLQKNGNIAGVIVGKAYYEGKISLKDAFRVIL is encoded by the coding sequence ATGGAAATCATACCTGCTATCGATCTAAAAGAAGCAAAGGCGGTTAGGCTAACAAAAGGTCTTATGGACAGCGCAAAAATTTACTCTGATAAGCCTTGGGAGTTGGCGTGTGCTTTTGAGGATGCAGGTGCAAAATGGCTTCATATAGTTGATCTAGACGGTGCATTTGCAGGAGAAAGCGTAAATTTAAAAACTATAGAAGCTATACTTTCAAAAACAAATCTACAAGTAGAAGTCGGCGGCGGTATAAGAAATGAAGATCGTATAAAAATGTATAAAAATTTAGGTGTTAGCCGTGTGATTTTAGGCTCTGTTGCGTTAAAAAATCCTGAGTTTGTAAAAGAAATGGCTAAAAAATATAGGCTTGTAGTAGGTATAGATGCAATGAACGGATTTGTAGCAGTTGAGGGCTGGGCTGAAGTCAGCCAGATCAAAGCGACTGATTTAGCAAAGCTATACGCGGATGCTGGAGTGGAGGCTATCATAGCTACTGATATAAGCAAAGACGGAATGCTAGGTGGCGTAAATGTAGAGTTTAGCTCGTCTATAGCTGAGACTAGTAAGCTACCTACCATAGCTAGCGGCGGAGTTAGCTCTATAGAGGATATAGTAAATCTTCAAAAAAACGGCAATATCGCCGGAGTTATCGTCGGCAAGGCGTATTATGAGGGTAAAATCTCTCTAAAGGACGCTTTTAGAGTTATTTTATAA
- the pglF gene encoding UDP-N-acetylglucosamine 4,6-dehydratase (configuration-retaining), translating into MIIRATKNRRTLFFLISDAIIFTLSIYFAFLLRFSGEIPEIFEPGMIYSGVVLVSSKLFLMWLFRIYKVPWRFFGLNEARKIFFVAFISAILFFIIFVLFEDFFNPFPRSVIIIDATISALMVGSLRILKRIFLDFKKSRSGEPCVIIGSTSKTLQVLKGLKSGYESYYPVGIVDGRSDVVGTYCDGFLVGDKSELKHYIEDGVKTAIIALKLLPNELKELYDELDELGFKDIKIFALLDDKKSGITDISIEDLLARKPKDLDSKVVEQFIGGKIVMVTGAGGTIGSEICKQCLKFGASQLIMVEHSEYNLYQINEATKSDPRNRLVMLNIMHLKEFEEIFAKFKPDIVIHAAAYKHVPLCEFNPISAVQNNILGTKNVIDLSKKYGAKRVVLISTDKAVRPTNIMGTTKRVCELYALNSNESGKTEIVAVRFGNVLGSSGSVIPKFKAQIAANEPLSVTHPDITRYFMLVSEACQLVLQAASIAEGGELFVLNMGEPVKIADLAARMLKLSGKEELGIKFVGLRPGEKLYEELLIDESDVATKFESIFVTKSEEYDLNLLNSQIQKLVSLEDETLVEAGLKEIVPEFKHALNKD; encoded by the coding sequence GTGATAATAAGAGCTACAAAAAACCGTAGAACCCTGTTTTTTCTGATCTCTGATGCTATTATATTTACTCTTAGTATATATTTTGCTTTTTTGCTTAGATTTAGTGGAGAAATTCCAGAAATATTTGAACCGGGTATGATATATAGCGGGGTGGTTTTAGTAAGCTCAAAACTATTTTTGATGTGGCTTTTTAGGATATATAAAGTTCCGTGGAGATTTTTTGGGCTAAACGAAGCTAGAAAGATATTTTTTGTGGCTTTTATTTCGGCAATTTTGTTTTTTATAATATTTGTTCTTTTTGAAGATTTTTTTAATCCTTTTCCAAGAAGCGTTATCATTATAGATGCTACTATCTCTGCTCTAATGGTAGGCAGTCTTCGCATACTTAAGCGAATATTTTTGGATTTTAAAAAGTCACGCTCTGGGGAGCCTTGTGTTATCATAGGAAGCACGAGTAAAACTTTACAAGTTTTAAAAGGGCTAAAAAGTGGCTATGAGAGCTACTATCCAGTAGGTATTGTAGATGGAAGAAGCGATGTCGTAGGAACATATTGCGATGGCTTTTTAGTAGGTGATAAGTCAGAGTTAAAACACTATATAGAAGATGGAGTAAAAACTGCTATCATAGCTCTTAAGCTGCTTCCAAACGAACTAAAAGAGCTATATGACGAACTTGATGAACTCGGTTTTAAAGATATAAAGATATTTGCTTTGCTAGATGATAAAAAAAGCGGGATCACGGACATTAGTATCGAAGATCTGCTTGCTAGAAAGCCAAAAGACTTAGATAGTAAAGTAGTAGAACAGTTTATCGGCGGCAAGATTGTTATGGTAACAGGAGCTGGTGGAACTATCGGTAGCGAAATTTGCAAACAGTGCTTGAAATTCGGCGCCAGTCAACTCATAATGGTTGAACACAGTGAGTATAACTTATATCAGATAAATGAAGCTACAAAAAGCGATCCTAGAAATAGACTCGTAATGCTAAATATAATGCATTTAAAAGAGTTTGAAGAGATATTTGCCAAATTTAAACCAGATATAGTTATACATGCAGCCGCGTATAAACATGTTCCGCTTTGTGAGTTTAATCCGATAAGTGCAGTTCAAAACAATATCTTAGGCACGAAAAATGTTATCGATCTTTCTAAGAAATACGGAGCAAAAAGAGTAGTGCTCATCTCTACGGATAAGGCTGTGCGACCTACAAACATAATGGGAACTACAAAAAGAGTTTGTGAGCTGTACGCTTTAAACTCAAATGAAAGTGGTAAAACTGAGATCGTAGCCGTGCGCTTCGGTAATGTTTTAGGTAGTAGCGGTAGTGTTATACCTAAATTTAAAGCCCAAATAGCAGCAAATGAACCATTAAGCGTAACTCATCCAGATATCACAAGATACTTTATGCTAGTTAGCGAAGCCTGTCAGCTTGTACTTCAAGCAGCTAGCATCGCAGAAGGCGGTGAACTTTTTGTTTTAAATATGGGTGAGCCAGTTAAAATAGCAGATCTTGCAGCAAGAATGTTAAAATTAAGCGGTAAAGAGGAGCTTGGCATTAAGTTTGTCGGACTTCGCCCAGGAGAAAAGCTTTATGAAGAGCTACTTATAGACGAGAGCGACGTTGCGACTAAATTTGAGAGTATTTTTGTAACAAAATCCGAAGAATATGATCTAAATTTACTAAATTCTCAAATACAAAAACTTGTAAGCTTAGAAGACGAAACACTTGTAGAAGCGGGACTAAAAGAGATAGTTCCTGAGTTTAAGCACGCACTCAATAAGGATTAA
- a CDS encoding chemotaxis response regulator CheY, with the protein MKLLVVDDSSTMRRIIKNTLQRLGHKDILEAEHGLEAWGLLEQNPDISVLITDWNMPEMNGLELVKKVRAEKKYEDMPIIMVTTEGGKAEVITALKAGVNNYIVKPFTPQVLKEKLEDVLN; encoded by the coding sequence GTGAAGTTATTAGTTGTTGATGATAGCTCTACTATGAGAAGAATTATAAAAAATACCCTTCAAAGGCTTGGACATAAAGATATCTTAGAAGCCGAACATGGTCTTGAGGCATGGGGTTTATTAGAACAAAATCCAGACATAAGCGTTTTGATAACCGACTGGAATATGCCTGAGATGAATGGACTAGAGCTTGTAAAAAAAGTGAGAGCAGAAAAGAAATATGAAGATATGCCTATCATAATGGTCACTACCGAAGGCGGAAAAGCAGAAGTTATAACTGCATTAAAAGCAGGTGTGAATAACTATATAGTAAAACCATTTACCCCACAAGTTCTAAAAGAAAAACTAGAAGACGTTCTTAACTAA
- a CDS encoding acyl carrier protein — protein sequence MQEIIEILQTVRNDIDFTNATKLVSDGIIDSFDILQIVMELEEKFDIQIEPQYIEPENFNSAKAIKEMIEKLKNAK from the coding sequence ATGCAAGAAATTATAGAAATTTTACAAACCGTAAGAAACGACATAGATTTTACAAATGCTACAAAACTAGTAAGTGATGGTATTATCGATAGTTTTGATATACTTCAAATAGTTATGGAACTAGAAGAAAAATTTGATATCCAAATAGAGCCACAATACATAGAACCAGAAAATTTTAACTCAGCCAAAGCCATAAAAGAGATGATAGAAAAGCTAAAAAATGCTAAATAA
- the ftsH gene encoding ATP-dependent zinc metalloprotease FtsH, giving the protein MENNDNKNGQNNNNNGNFFNKNPIIVFAAFAIIIVLVFRSFTPEGMNEFGGTTNSKAVSYSELKQLIKSKQISNVSIGQTTIRAEGGGTTYIVKKVNNDQTLVPLLESEGVSYGAYSETNWFSDMLFSWVIPVFIFFGIWMFLASRMQKNMGGGILGMGSSKKLVNSERPKVKFNDVAGVEEAKEEVKEIVDFLKNPDRYISLGAKIPKGVLLVGPPGTGKTLLAKAVAGEADVPFFSVSGSSFIEMFVGVGASRVRDLFENAKKEAPAIVFIDEIDAIGKSRAAGAMMGGNDEREQTLNQLLAEMDGFDSDKSPVIVLAATNRPEVLDAALLRPGRFDRQVLVDKPDFKGRVDILKVHSKEVKLAKNVNMDDIGRLTAGLAGADLANIINEAALLAGRASKKFIEQQDLVEAVERAIAGLEKKSRRINPKEKKIVTYHECGHALIAETTKGADKVTKVSVIPRGIAALGYTLNAPEENKFLMQKHELIAKVDVLLGGRAAEHVFIKEISTGASNDLERATDIIKAMVSMYGMTDVAGLMVLEKQRNVFLNGGQTLKDYSDDMAHKLDEYVKGFLEERFKAVVATLELYKGAIEKMVEALYEEETIEGSKVREIIKDYELENNIPTRLVNNEDANIDIQEAKEKE; this is encoded by the coding sequence ATGGAAAATAATGACAACAAAAATGGGCAAAATAATAATAACAACGGAAATTTTTTTAATAAAAATCCTATTATAGTTTTTGCCGCTTTTGCTATAATTATAGTGCTTGTATTTAGAAGTTTCACGCCAGAAGGTATGAATGAATTTGGTGGAACTACAAATTCAAAAGCAGTATCTTACTCTGAGTTAAAACAACTCATAAAATCAAAACAAATTTCAAACGTATCTATAGGACAGACTACTATAAGAGCTGAAGGTGGTGGAACGACTTATATAGTAAAAAAGGTTAATAACGATCAGACTTTAGTACCTTTACTTGAAAGCGAAGGAGTAAGTTATGGAGCTTATAGCGAAACAAACTGGTTTAGTGATATGCTATTTTCATGGGTTATTCCTGTATTTATATTTTTTGGAATTTGGATGTTTCTTGCTAGTAGAATGCAAAAAAATATGGGTGGTGGCATACTTGGAATGGGCAGTAGCAAAAAGCTTGTAAATAGCGAGAGACCAAAAGTTAAATTCAATGATGTAGCTGGGGTAGAAGAAGCCAAAGAAGAGGTAAAAGAAATAGTTGATTTCTTAAAAAATCCAGATAGATATATAAGCTTAGGTGCCAAAATTCCTAAAGGAGTACTTTTAGTAGGACCTCCAGGAACTGGTAAAACCCTACTTGCAAAAGCCGTTGCTGGTGAAGCGGACGTTCCGTTTTTTTCAGTTTCTGGTTCAAGCTTTATAGAGATGTTTGTAGGAGTTGGAGCTAGTAGAGTTAGAGATCTTTTTGAAAATGCTAAAAAAGAAGCTCCTGCTATAGTATTTATAGATGAGATAGACGCTATAGGAAAAAGCAGGGCAGCTGGTGCTATGATGGGCGGTAACGATGAAAGAGAGCAAACATTAAATCAACTATTAGCCGAAATGGATGGATTTGATAGCGACAAGAGTCCTGTTATCGTCCTTGCTGCGACAAATAGGCCTGAGGTTTTAGACGCTGCTCTTCTTCGTCCAGGTCGTTTTGATAGACAAGTTTTGGTTGATAAGCCTGATTTTAAAGGTCGTGTTGATATATTAAAAGTCCATAGCAAAGAAGTTAAACTCGCAAAAAACGTAAATATGGATGACATAGGTCGTTTGACTGCAGGACTTGCTGGGGCAGATCTCGCAAATATTATAAATGAAGCAGCACTTTTGGCAGGACGTGCTAGTAAAAAATTTATTGAACAACAAGATTTAGTAGAGGCCGTAGAAAGAGCTATCGCGGGACTTGAGAAAAAATCTCGCCGTATAAATCCAAAAGAGAAAAAGATAGTCACTTATCACGAGTGCGGACACGCTCTTATCGCTGAAACTACGAAAGGCGCGGATAAAGTTACTAAGGTTTCAGTTATCCCAAGAGGAATAGCTGCTCTTGGATATACTTTAAATGCTCCTGAAGAAAATAAATTCTTGATGCAAAAACATGAGCTTATTGCAAAAGTAGATGTTCTTTTAGGGGGACGCGCAGCAGAGCATGTATTCATAAAAGAGATAAGTACAGGAGCCAGCAATGATCTTGAGAGGGCAACGGATATCATAAAAGCCATGGTTTCTATGTATGGAATGACTGATGTTGCAGGACTTATGGTACTTGAAAAACAAAGAAACGTATTTTTAAACGGTGGACAAACTTTAAAAGATTATAGTGATGATATGGCTCATAAACTAGATGAGTATGTAAAGGGATTTTTAGAAGAAAGATTTAAAGCAGTTGTAGCGACGCTAGAGCTTTATAAAGGAGCTATAGAAAAAATGGTTGAAGCTTTATATGAAGAAGAGACTATAGAAGGTAGCAAAGTAAGAGAGATAATCAAGGATTATGAGTTAGAAAACAACATACCGACTCGTCTTGTAAATAACGAAGATGCTAATATCGACATTCAAGAAGCAAAAGAGAAGGAATAA
- the pglE gene encoding UDP-N-acetylbacillosamine transaminase — MARVFLSPPFMGGNEEKYVKKVFESNYIAPLGEYVNKFEESIKNYTKTKSALALNSATAGLHLSLRVLGIKDGDVVLGSSFTFAASINPIMYERCTPVFIDSDESWNISPELLKSAIKKSPKKPKAVIVTHLYGQAAKMKEILEICKNENIKVIEDAAEALGAFYEDKAVGTLGDIGVYSFNGNKIITTSGGGMLVSNDEKLVEKARYYSTQAREPLIHYEHLDYGYNYRLSNVLGAIGVGQMEVLSKRVERRREIFEIYKNLLGDQCEFMPEVANSKGNRWLTTLLFKEKNRHLKVIEALNENDIESRPLWKPMHMQPMFKDALCITDGTSEDYFGRGICLPSGSDMSDDCVERVANIVRSVL, encoded by the coding sequence ATGGCACGTGTTTTTTTGAGCCCTCCGTTTATGGGCGGTAATGAAGAGAAGTATGTTAAAAAAGTATTTGAGAGTAATTATATAGCTCCGCTTGGAGAGTATGTAAATAAATTTGAAGAAAGTATTAAAAATTATACGAAAACAAAGTCAGCTTTAGCACTAAATTCAGCCACAGCCGGACTTCATCTAAGCCTTAGAGTACTAGGTATAAAAGACGGCGATGTCGTTTTAGGCTCGTCATTTACTTTTGCAGCAAGCATAAATCCTATAATGTATGAAAGATGTACCCCAGTTTTTATCGATAGTGATGAGAGTTGGAATATCAGCCCTGAGCTTCTTAAATCGGCTATAAAAAAATCTCCAAAAAAGCCAAAAGCTGTCATCGTGACTCACTTATACGGACAAGCAGCAAAGATGAAAGAGATCCTTGAAATTTGTAAAAATGAAAATATAAAAGTTATAGAGGACGCTGCAGAAGCTCTTGGCGCATTTTATGAAGATAAGGCTGTAGGAACACTTGGCGATATCGGAGTTTATAGCTTTAATGGCAACAAGATCATTACTACAAGTGGTGGTGGAATGCTAGTATCAAATGATGAAAAACTAGTAGAAAAAGCTAGATATTACAGTACTCAAGCAAGAGAACCCCTTATTCATTATGAGCATTTAGACTACGGATATAACTATAGATTAAGTAATGTTTTAGGTGCTATAGGAGTTGGACAAATGGAAGTTTTATCTAAAAGAGTAGAAAGAAGAAGAGAAATTTTTGAAATTTATAAAAATTTGCTAGGCGATCAATGTGAGTTTATGCCAGAAGTTGCAAATTCAAAAGGAAATCGTTGGCTTACGACTCTACTTTTCAAAGAGAAAAACAGGCATTTAAAAGTCATAGAAGCGCTAAATGAAAATGATATAGAAAGCAGACCTCTGTGGAAACCTATGCATATGCAACCTATGTTTAAAGACGCTCTATGCATAACTGATGGTACGAGCGAGGACTATTTTGGACGTGGAATTTGCTTGCCAAGTGGATCTGACATGAGTGATGATTGCGTAGAAAGAGTAGCTAATATCGTAAGGTCAGTATTGTGA
- a CDS encoding PDC sensor domain-containing protein gives MLIKEIQEFSDIRYKARAYLCYLFDRNIPNNLPGVSVNLINEGFDKIAHEIECFEAFYILDKNGIQVENNVSLDTKNMIGKDSNRSNKAYYYRAVREKRCVLTDPYPSSLTNGLCVTASMPVYDDKDELKYIACMDISLTDILKLVHPSSVDSIFGKFTKFVYSMFSLALFVVAIVLFIQGVKSFVLKGLDNINISEVFESTIVLTLALAIFDLVKAIFEAEVLGKSNHDNNGASKTMVRFIGSIIIALAIESLMLVFKFAITNPSGIIYAIYLIGGVAILMISLSIYILSLKRGKVDRDY, from the coding sequence ATGCTTATAAAAGAAATTCAAGAATTTAGCGATATAAGGTACAAAGCAAGAGCTTATTTGTGTTATCTTTTTGATAGAAATATACCAAATAACCTACCTGGCGTCAGCGTAAATTTGATAAACGAAGGCTTTGATAAGATTGCGCACGAAATCGAATGCTTTGAAGCTTTTTATATACTTGATAAAAACGGTATCCAAGTCGAAAACAACGTCAGTTTAGATACCAAAAATATGATAGGCAAGGATAGCAATAGAAGCAATAAGGCTTATTATTACAGAGCCGTTAGAGAAAAGCGTTGCGTACTAACTGATCCGTATCCTTCAAGTCTTACTAATGGACTTTGCGTGACTGCTTCTATGCCTGTTTATGATGATAAAGACGAACTAAAATATATAGCTTGTATGGATATCAGTCTTACTGATATATTAAAACTTGTTCATCCAAGCTCAGTAGATAGCATTTTTGGTAAATTTACTAAATTCGTGTATTCTATGTTCTCATTAGCGCTTTTCGTAGTTGCTATCGTTCTTTTTATACAAGGTGTTAAAAGTTTTGTTTTAAAAGGGCTAGACAACATAAATATAAGCGAAGTGTTTGAATCAACTATAGTTTTAACGCTCGCTCTTGCTATATTTGATCTTGTAAAAGCGATATTTGAAGCTGAGGTGCTCGGTAAGTCAAATCACGACAATAATGGCGCTAGTAAAACAATGGTACGGTTTATCGGCAGCATAATCATAGCTCTTGCCATAGAGTCTTTGATGCTTGTGTTTAAGTTTGCCATTACAAATCCTAGCGGGATCATATATGCTATATATTTGATCGGTGGAGTCGCTATTTTGATGATATCGCTTAGCATTTATATTTTGTCATTAAAAAGAGGTAAAGTTGATAGGGATTATTGA
- a CDS encoding AMP-binding protein, whose translation MLNNVSEFLDASVKKYPNKIAFIDENDTISYAKLQVGAKKFASYLLNLSIKPNSAVVFFMPKSLDAVQGIFGCLYARVCYSFFEVNLPAKRLIDMLSVLKAPPIITTKEHYTKAYEIFNQNYKNHNVKIILIDECLKAPLNNNGLTEISHTYQATDALSIVFTSGSTGIPKGVVKSHANILYFTPTFVSTLKLNSDEILANQAPFDFDVAAKDIYCGVYVGASVLLLNQKDFTKPTTLIDKLIKFNVTTLIWAVSALCLLSAFRVFNYKIPNQISKVFFSGEIMPLNHLKTLQHYLPNAKFVNLYGPSEITYNCTFYEVPKEYGCITTLPIGKAFKGQKVFLLSDDTKQINEVGKIGEICVSGPNVALGYWCENAKSNEVFIQNPLNKSYFERIYKTGDLGVLNDNGELVYVGRKDFMVKHMGHRIELSEIELAAQKLAERACAIFKNYKINLFFTGVCDESVLMGELKKNLPTYMLPNKLIRLEKFTLNTHGKIDRKILEDML comes from the coding sequence ATGCTAAATAATGTAAGTGAATTTTTAGATGCAAGTGTAAAAAAATATCCAAACAAAATAGCATTTATAGATGAAAATGATACGATAAGCTATGCAAAATTACAAGTAGGCGCAAAGAAATTTGCTAGCTATTTACTAAATCTTAGTATCAAACCAAATAGCGCAGTTGTGTTTTTTATGCCAAAGTCGCTTGATGCGGTGCAAGGAATTTTTGGCTGTCTTTATGCGCGAGTTTGCTATAGCTTTTTTGAGGTTAATCTACCTGCTAAACGCTTGATCGATATGCTTAGCGTTCTTAAAGCACCACCAATTATCACAACAAAAGAGCACTACACAAAGGCATATGAAATTTTTAACCAAAATTATAAAAATCACAATGTAAAAATTATCTTGATTGATGAGTGTCTTAAAGCACCATTAAATAACAATGGACTAACTGAAATTTCACACACTTATCAAGCAACAGATGCTCTTAGCATAGTTTTTACAAGCGGAAGTACAGGCATACCAAAAGGTGTGGTAAAAAGTCACGCAAATATCTTATACTTTACTCCGACATTTGTTAGCACACTAAAACTTAACAGTGATGAAATTTTAGCAAATCAAGCACCATTTGATTTTGATGTTGCAGCAAAAGATATATACTGTGGCGTGTATGTTGGTGCTAGCGTATTACTGCTAAATCAAAAGGATTTTACAAAGCCAACGACGCTAATCGATAAGCTAATAAAATTTAATGTAACTACGCTAATTTGGGCGGTTAGCGCACTTTGTTTACTTAGCGCATTTAGGGTGTTTAATTATAAAATACCAAATCAAATTTCAAAAGTATTTTTTAGCGGAGAGATAATGCCACTAAATCACCTTAAAACCCTGCAACACTATCTTCCAAATGCAAAATTTGTAAATTTATATGGACCAAGTGAGATAACTTACAACTGTACATTTTATGAAGTGCCAAAAGAGTATGGGTGTATTACTACTTTACCGATAGGAAAAGCATTTAAGGGGCAGAAAGTATTTTTACTAAGCGATGACACAAAACAGATAAATGAAGTTGGCAAAATAGGTGAAATATGTGTAAGCGGACCAAATGTAGCACTAGGATACTGGTGCGAAAACGCAAAGAGCAATGAGGTTTTTATACAAAATCCACTAAATAAAAGCTATTTTGAGCGTATTTATAAAACTGGCGATCTTGGGGTGCTAAACGATAATGGCGAGTTAGTATATGTAGGACGCAAAGATTTTATGGTAAAACATATGGGACATCGCATAGAACTATCTGAGATAGAATTAGCCGCACAAAAACTTGCAGAACGTGCATGTGCGATATTTAAGAATTATAAAATAAATTTATTTTTTACAGGAGTATGCGATGAGAGTGTGCTTATGGGTGAACTTAAAAAAAATCTACCAACATATATGCTACCAAATAAGCTTATACGATTAGAAAAATTTACACTAAACACGCACGGTAAAATAGACAGAAAAATCTTAGAGGATATGCTATGA
- a CDS encoding 50S ribosomal protein L11 methyltransferase, translating into MKEKFFELKIQSPNADILKDFAFELGITCIEEINEGFIIRDEDELDNIKWGLEEFAKRTNTQIKTSIEVKDNIDWINEYKKGIKPVLAGKFYIRPSWEASKNGLIDIIIDPALAFGSGHHESTSSCLNFISKYINSNTHKTALDVGCGSGILSISLAKLGLKVDACDTDELAVLSSKENGIKNKIEFNDIWTGSVMATHKKYDVVVANIIADVILLLVKDLKNSINDNGYLIISGILTKYKERILKNFGDLELVENITLNEWESFIFKK; encoded by the coding sequence ATGAAAGAAAAATTTTTTGAATTAAAAATTCAAAGCCCAAATGCGGATATCTTAAAAGATTTTGCGTTTGAGCTTGGGATAACTTGCATTGAAGAGATAAATGAAGGTTTTATCATCCGCGATGAAGATGAATTAGATAACATAAAATGGGGACTTGAAGAGTTTGCTAAACGAACAAATACCCAGATAAAAACTTCTATAGAAGTAAAAGATAATATCGACTGGATAAATGAGTATAAAAAAGGTATAAAACCAGTACTCGCCGGTAAATTTTACATAAGACCTAGCTGGGAAGCTAGTAAAAACGGACTTATCGATATCATTATAGATCCTGCTTTAGCATTTGGCTCTGGTCATCACGAAAGCACGAGTTCTTGTCTGAATTTTATAAGTAAATACATAAACTCAAATACACACAAAACTGCTTTAGATGTTGGATGTGGAAGTGGCATACTTAGTATATCTTTAGCAAAATTAGGGCTTAAAGTAGATGCTTGTGATACTGATGAGCTAGCTGTTCTTAGCAGTAAAGAAAATGGCATAAAAAATAAAATTGAGTTTAACGATATCTGGACTGGTTCAGTCATGGCAACTCATAAGAAATATGACGTAGTAGTAGCAAATATCATAGCTGATGTTATCTTGCTTTTAGTAAAAGATCTAAAAAATAGTATAAATGATAACGGATATTTAATTATTTCAGGTATCTTAACAAAATACAAAGAGAGAATTCTAAAAAATTTTGGAGATCTAGAACTTGTTGAAAACATCACTCTAAATGAGTGGGAAAGTTTTATATTTAAAAAATAA
- the hisH gene encoding imidazole glycerol phosphate synthase subunit HisH, with protein MIGIIDYGAGNIRSVINAFEFVGTSAKLVKAGENLNLYDKLVLPGVGAFGDAMDKLRVNDLNLAIIDFIKAKKPFLGICLGMQLLFEKGFEFGQHSGLGVIPGSVVKFDETKFDRPLKIPHIGWNSCEFIKDTNINRGLANSAYLYFVHSYHAICDDEFVLATTKYGYKFVSAVCKDNVFGFQPHPEKSHENGLKIIKNFVEL; from the coding sequence TTGATAGGGATTATTGATTATGGAGCCGGCAATATAAGAAGCGTTATAAATGCTTTTGAGTTTGTAGGAACTAGTGCAAAGCTGGTAAAAGCTGGAGAAAACTTAAATTTATATGATAAGCTCGTACTTCCTGGAGTCGGAGCTTTTGGCGACGCTATGGATAAACTTAGAGTAAATGATCTAAATTTAGCCATTATTGATTTTATAAAGGCTAAAAAACCGTTTTTGGGAATTTGCCTTGGTATGCAACTTCTTTTTGAAAAAGGATTTGAGTTTGGGCAGCATAGCGGACTAGGCGTGATACCAGGAAGCGTTGTTAAATTTGATGAAACTAAATTCGACAGACCGCTTAAAATTCCCCATATCGGTTGGAATAGTTGTGAGTTTATCAAAGATACCAATATAAACAGAGGATTAGCAAATAGCGCGTATTTGTATTTTGTGCATTCATATCATGCTATTTGCGATGACGAGTTTGTGTTAGCCACTACAAAATACGGATATAAATTCGTAAGTGCGGTCTGTAAAGATAATGTATTTGGCTTTCAGCCTCATCCTGAAAAATCTCATGAAAATGGGCTTAAAATTATAAAAAATTTTGTGGAGTTATAA